The nucleotide window AGTCCCTGAACCGGATAGAGATCACACGCTTTGCGGATCGGGTGAAAACCCGCCACCAGGCACCCGATTCAGACATATTATTGTTACTTCCATGCTCTGCCCGTAAACCTTATTCAATATCGAACAGCCACCAGATGTTCAGCCGCTCTATAGGAAAAAACAAACGTGCTTTAAATGAAGTAATAATCACCTCACCATTAGGCATTGTACCCCGGGAACTGGAACTTGTGTACCCTGCTGCCCATTATGATACTCCTGTCACAGGGCACTGGGATCTGGAAGAGCATTCCTGGGTGGGAAGTTGTCTTATTGATTATCTAAAAAAAAATGATTATAAATATATTATCGCACACGTGAATGGAGCTTATAGGGACATTTGTAAGTCGGCATCTGAAGCACTCAATCTTGAGATCATTTATTCTACAGAAGGCAGTGTAACATCTACCCAATCGTTTCGAAAGCTAAAATCCATAGTGCAAAATATGGTTGAAGAAACTGAAACTAAACTTCGAAAACCAGCTGACATTACAAAAATAATGATGAGATCTATTGCAGACTATCAATTCGGCAGGGGTGCGGGAGGACTATTGGTACCTGAAAATGCAATAATAAAAGCTCCTTTTCCTAAACATCAGGTATATGTGGACAAGAAAAAGTTAGCAGACCTGAATCCAAGAACAGGCGAATTAATTCCCTCTATCGAAGGGGCAAAGCGACTTCGCCAATTAGGTACCTATCAGGTCTTAATTGATGATTTTTTACCTGGTGGAACTTTATTAGCTCCCGGGGTATTGGATGTGGATCCTGAAATACGGCCTTCTGACCAGGTTATCATTATTGGTGAAAAGGTGATTGGAGTAGGTAGGGCTTTGATGGGTGGTGAGGAGATGGTTCGCTCCAGTAGGGGTGTTGCTGTTGATATTAGAAAAGTTAAGGAGATTTGAATGAGAATATCATGTGCCTCACTTTTCCTCTGGGATTTCAGTGTTAAAGATATAGTGAAAATACTATCCCGGGCAGGCATCGAGAATATGGAATTCTGGGCAGAAACCCCGGAATTTTGGCGGCATCGACATGAACCTGAAGCCGCGTATAAGCTTAAAGATACCATTTCTGTATTTTCTGACCAATGTACTGTCCATGCCCCTGTTATGGATCTTAATGCCTCTTCTTTTAATGAACATGTGTGTAATGCTACTATTATCGAAACTAAATGGGCTATCGACCTGACAGTAAAACTCGATGCATCCATTCTTACGATACATCCCGGGAAAAGAACTGTTAACCGTGCTCCCACTCCAGAGGATTGGGACCGGTTCTTAAACTATCTTACAGTTTGTATTGATCATGCCAGCGAAATGGATGTAACCCTGGCATTGGAGAACCTAACACCAAGTGTACGTAGTATGTGTTACGATCCTGTTCAGATGGGGAATGTACTTGCAAAATTCCCAGATTTGATGATGACTTTAGATATTCCCCATGCTCTTCAAATTGATGTGGATAATGCCATGAAATTTATTGATGACCTGGGTGAAAGGATTGTAAATATTCACGTGGGGGGGATACATAACGGAGTACCGCATTATCCTGGATATTTAGATCAAAATCCAATGACATCAGATGTCCTGAGCAGGTTAAGACTGAATGGGTATGACAATGATCTTACCATTGAGATAGATGATAAATTGATTGACGGATATCAATCTGAATCTGATAAAATTTCGATTCTTGAAAATGAGAGGACTTATCTTATACAAGCATTTAGTTCAGTATAGAAAAAAATGTTTTCGTATTTTTAAATATAATTTCTAATTTAAGAATAGAATTATTATAATTATTATGACATTCAAAGGAGAAATCACACCAAATCCTGTGAAAAGTGGTATTTCAAAAAAATATCCTTCATAGAATGTTATATTTCATCGAAATAATGAGATATAATATTCAATTTGAGAAATTATTTGTCCATTGGTTTTTAAAATAAATGTAAAGTATCACAAGTTATATAATATATTATTAAAATGTAATATTTTGGTGGAGTAAAATGAGAAATCAATCCGTAAAAGTATTAGATAAGGCCGATATGGAATTCGCAGACACTCTAATGGGGTTAGGATTAAAAAGAAATGTGGCAAAAACACTTACATATCTGAAAAATGTCGACGAAGTAACTTCTCGCGAAATTGAAAGAGGTTCTGATCTACGACAACCAGAAGTAAGTAATGCAATGCGTGAACTCAAGAATATGAATTGGGTGGTTATACGCGAACAAAAGAAACCCGGTAAAGGACGGCCTTTTAAAATATATCGGCTGGATGAGAAAATAAATTCCATTATTAAACAACTGGAACAACAAAAAACAATGGAATCCAGAAGAATGATGGATAATATTCAGCGATTAAAACTGATGAAGCTGGGTAATTAAAAAATAATAATATAACTGGAGCTATTGTTAAACAATAGCTTTGTTTTTATTTAATTTCTATTTTTATCATACTCTTCAATCACATCTTTGCCTTCTACAAAAACCAGGTCGTGTTCTTTAGCATAATTAATAGCGTCTGTTTTTGAAAGTGCCAGACCATTTGATCCATCAAGCATTTCACAAATAGCCATTGCAGGTGTAAGATTTGCAAGTTCAGCAAGGGCTACCGAAAGTTCTGTCTGGCCCATACGTTCACGCATAAGGCCGTCAGCAGCCCTTAACAGGGAAACATGACCCGGCGATCTAAATTCTGAAGACAGGTCTGCTGTTCCACCATTTAATGCGCTTTTCACAAAAGCACCCATCCGGGTAATAGTCAGGACCCTGTCCCGGTCCGTGATACCTGTAAAGGTATCCCTATGGTTTACCCATAGTGAAAATGATGATTTTGAATCATATGAGAGGTCCCCATCTTTTTCAACAAGTTTTCGAACTTTTTCATTAGAATGGGAATGACGCAAAATATCTGCATAAAACGGAAGGTCTAATTTAGCTGCTGCTTTTGGATGAATTGCAACACATATAAGGCCGCCACCATCTTTTCGCATTTGATATATATGTTCTGTAGTTATTTTAGAGGCCGGGATGACAAAGTCAGTTTCACCTTCACGGTCTACTGCGTCAAATAGCAATATCATTTTTCCATTTTTCAATGATTCAATTGCTTTATGTATTGAATTATTTTTTATATTGTTCATCCTGTTCTCCATGATTATATAAATTTGATTTATTCTACTGTTACTGTAATTTTACTCCCATCTTCCAGTTTCAACCTCTCTCTAATGTTCACTGGAGATATGATCTCAATAATATCTTCTGGGTAATGGGTCCTCTCAGGTATCATTATTGCACCCTGAATCCCATTCGCTACTTTTACGGGATAACAGTGACCTGCACCAAATGTCCTGTTCCGTGTGGTAAAACCTTTAATTTCAACATCATTTTTCAGGTTCAATAGACTCCGACAACTCATACTTTCTGGTTCAAGTCTTAAATTCAAGGTCCCTGGAAAAGGGTCAATACCCAACTTTTTAGTGAATTGGTCCCGATATCCCTTTAATGAAGTATAATATTGGCCTTCACCTAAACCGGTTATAACGATACCTGTGAGTTCTATAACACTTGGTTTTTGTGAAAATATTTCCCTGTATTCAAGATATTCTGCTTCCAGAGCCTGCTGGCCCTTTATTGTGATGGTGATCTGTTGCCCTCCTGGATCGACCCTTCGAGTGATATATCCAGACTGATCTAGTGCTTGCAGCCTTCTTGAAGCTGTTTGTGAACTTGATAATATCTCATCGGCAAATTCTGATGAAGAAATTCTGATGGCACTATTTAGTCCACCTAAAAGTGCTAATTTTTTAAGAGCTGATATATCTTCCATTGTGTTCGCCATATTTGAGGTGCATAACAAATATGATGCGATGGTAATTAAATGTTGCGGGATTAGTAAAATACTCCGGGAATGGTGTCAAGACCTTTCTGAATTGGAATTACAAGTTTTTTAGGAATGCCAACTATCACTTCATTATCCCCGTATTTACTGTGTTTTCGTGAACCTTTACAACCCAGTGATATACACAATTGATGGTTATTTTCAGCAGCAGCAGTGCAGTCACCACAAATAGAAGCTGTGCCGCCTGTTCTGAACTCGCTTGGCAGACCAGTATGGTAGGATAGGGCCTGGATTATCTGCATTGCCTTATTTGGAGAAAGAAATAACAATAATATATCATATCTATCATAGCTTTTTATTAAAGGAAACAACTGGATGGAACTAAATTGTTTCACAAGTCTTGGAAGGGATATGGCAGCTTCTACAGCAGATGCCCGGTCTTTATACCTGCCAGATCTATGATAGTAATCGTCAGGTCTGGGCGCATCCCTGCTTAATACATAAGCACCTACAGG belongs to Methanosarcinales archaeon and includes:
- a CDS encoding sugar phosphate isomerase/epimerase — protein: MRISCASLFLWDFSVKDIVKILSRAGIENMEFWAETPEFWRHRHEPEAAYKLKDTISVFSDQCTVHAPVMDLNASSFNEHVCNATIIETKWAIDLTVKLDASILTIHPGKRTVNRAPTPEDWDRFLNYLTVCIDHASEMDVTLALENLTPSVRSMCYDPVQMGNVLAKFPDLMMTLDIPHALQIDVDNAMKFIDDLGERIVNIHVGGIHNGVPHYPGYLDQNPMTSDVLSRLRLNGYDNDLTIEIDDKLIDGYQSESDKISILENERTYLIQAFSSV
- a CDS encoding DUF120 domain-containing protein encodes the protein MEDISALKKLALLGGLNSAIRISSSEFADEILSSSQTASRRLQALDQSGYITRRVDPGGQQITITIKGQQALEAEYLEYREIFSQKPSVIELTGIVITGLGEGQYYTSLKGYRDQFTKKLGIDPFPGTLNLRLEPESMSCRSLLNLKNDVEIKGFTTRNRTFGAGHCYPVKVANGIQGAIMIPERTHYPEDIIEIISPVNIRERLKLEDGSKITVTVE
- a CDS encoding DUF169 domain-containing protein gives rise to the protein MAQSNILELMDTGYPVAIRFVQDTASSQTDMLFCELVQSARKGDKVIFSEQGCPVGAYVLSRDAPRPDDYYHRSGRYKDRASAVEAAISLPRLVKQFSSIQLFPLIKSYDRYDILLLFLSPNKAMQIIQALSYHTGLPSEFRTGGTASICGDCTAAAENNHQLCISLGCKGSRKHSKYGDNEVIVGIPKKLVIPIQKGLDTIPGVFY
- a CDS encoding DUF5591 domain-containing protein; the encoded protein is MTKYFEVTKRDGAARLGRLMLQGYYPTPMILKSGEENPIIYAGSLWDRENLIPGEMKPDKLVILPDKSVALHARAETVKEIIESGKEARQVWEDWDGPKGRVVHPAYPDTSTADLYAIGAAKQLENNPRVLRDIIIHIKNSTPPDTALYAPALATPENISLLIYLGIDVVDDILPTIRAYYNIYMMPDAEHLFSDLSQLPCMCSVCNSTSVDAMKEMDARTRGALIASHNCNKLEEEKRISIQHIRDGRLREYVEGKCRSSPWLSALLRLVDQEHSYLETRTPTFRRNTMYTNTSESLNRIEITRFADRVKTRHQAPDSDILLLLPCSARKPYSISNSHQMFSRSIGKNKRALNEVIITSPLGIVPRELELVYPAAHYDTPVTGHWDLEEHSWVGSCLIDYLKKNDYKYIIAHVNGAYRDICKSASEALNLEIIYSTEGSVTSTQSFRKLKSIVQNMVEETETKLRKPADITKIMMRSIADYQFGRGAGGLLVPENAIIKAPFPKHQVYVDKKKLADLNPRTGELIPSIEGAKRLRQLGTYQVLIDDFLPGGTLLAPGVLDVDPEIRPSDQVIIIGEKVIGVGRALMGGEEMVRSSRGVAVDIRKVKEI
- a CDS encoding ArsR family transcriptional regulator is translated as MRNQSVKVLDKADMEFADTLMGLGLKRNVAKTLTYLKNVDEVTSREIERGSDLRQPEVSNAMRELKNMNWVVIREQKKPGKGRPFKIYRLDEKINSIIKQLEQQKTMESRRMMDNIQRLKLMKLGN
- the ribB gene encoding 3,4-dihydroxy-2-butanone-4-phosphate synthase; translated protein: MNNIKNNSIHKAIESLKNGKMILLFDAVDREGETDFVIPASKITTEHIYQMRKDGGGLICVAIHPKAAAKLDLPFYADILRHSHSNEKVRKLVEKDGDLSYDSKSSFSLWVNHRDTFTGITDRDRVLTITRMGAFVKSALNGGTADLSSEFRSPGHVSLLRAADGLMRERMGQTELSVALAELANLTPAMAICEMLDGSNGLALSKTDAINYAKEHDLVFVEGKDVIEEYDKNRN